A window of the Fulvia fulva chromosome 11, complete sequence genome harbors these coding sequences:
- a CDS encoding Levanase — translation MHSLVQLTALLTAGAIASARPGNSNGQGGSQHHGPQDGQSCSSITADQVTAMRNNSLFTRWRPQSHFLAPAGWMNDPCGAVYDPTRDEYHLSYQWHPEHFNWGNISWGSATSKDLITWTDRGSWKGRDALILSPSGNGSFPEAYDGLGIFSGTVQPVNLKGEVNGDLLAFYTSVSYLPTNWQINYQPHTESQSLAISHDGGKTWEQYADNPVIDATTETAPMNWNVTGFRDPFFEPLPELDAILGVSEPHYYAVFGSGIKGVGPRMPLWSAPTSDLTNWTFLGALWEPAKNTSVGPVLSTGSYAFNFEVSGFFPLPDSKGNQHWFVNMGTEGGNVSFHQSAQWALWNGGEVTRRENGSAHFTPSYGGAGDWGSGYALSSFNDTKYNRRVQYAWIKEDFVGAGGLFSAQQQGFQGALSLPRELFVHEVENVEATTELKEAKTSVVGDDGIARTLGVRPLCDVVDGLRSCAQHQSYPCTTYTSPEILAAQASSHMELKATISSFTGPFGLRFAASPDRQEYTTVSYQPSNHTILVERLHSSNIVEFNNATITGYFDPYTVHGKTEAIVIDIFLDGSIAEIYVNERFALSARIYPSMECSTGYGVYVADGANVTFESIEAWVGTKNVWPERPLDSSSQLVWDSAEPTNNYTWWTGN, via the coding sequence ATGCATTCTCTCGTTCAACTGACGGCACTGCTCACTGCAGGGGCAATTGCATCAGCACGCCCCGGCAACAGTAACGGGCAGGGTGGCTCACAACACCATGGACCACAGGACGGCCAAAGCTGTTCTTCGATAACAGCAGATCAGGTCACAGCCATGCGCAATAACAGCCTCTTCACCCGATGGAGACCTCAAAGCCACTTTTTAGCACCTGCCGGCTGGATGAACGACCCTTGCGGCGCTGTCTACGATCCGACTCGTGACGAGTACCACCTATCCTACCAATGGCACCCCGAGCACTTCAACTGGGGCAACATCTCCTGGGGCAGCGCAACAAGTAAGGACCTGATCACCTGGACGGATCGTGGCAGCTGGAAGGGTAGAGACGCCCTCATCCTCAGTCCTTCTGGCAATGGCAGCTTCCCGGAAGCATATGATGGTCTGGGTATCTTCTCTGGCACTGTACAGCCTGTGAACCTCAAGGGCGAAGTGAACGGTGATCTACTTGCTTTCTACACTTCTGTGAGCTATCTGCCTACGAACTGGCAGATCAACTATCAACCGCATACCGAGTCGCAGAGTCTGGCGATTAGCCATGATGGAGGTAAGACTTGGGAGCAATATGCCGATAACCCAGTCATTGATGCCACGACGGAGACGGCACCGATGAACTGGAACGTCACTGGTTTCCGTGATCCATTCTTTGAGCCACTCCCGGAGCTCGATGCCATCCTTGGAGTATCTGAGCCACATTACTATGCTGTCTTCGGCTCAGGTATCAAGGGCGTTGGCCCCAGAATGCCGTTGTGGTCTGCACCAACATCTGATCTCACGAATTGGACTTTCCTCGGAGCACTCTGGGAGCCTGCAAAGAACACATCTGTTGGTCCCGTCCTATCGACCGGCTCCTATGCCTTCAACTTCGAAGTCTCCGGCTTCTTCCCACTTCCCGACAGCAAGGGCAACCAGCACTGGTTCGTCAACATGGGTACCGAAGGCGGGAACGTATCATTTCACCAGTCGGCACAATGGGCTCTCTGGAACGGCGGCGAGGTCACTCGTCGCGAGAACGGCAGTGCTCACTTCACGCCCAGCTACGGCGGCGCAGGTGACTGGGGCAGTGGCTACGCCCTCAGCAGCTTCAACGACACCAAGTACAACCGCCGCGTCCAGTATGCCTGGATCAAGGAAGACTTTGTTGGCGCTGGTGGTCTCTTCAGTGCCCAACAACAAGGGTTCCAAGGCGCTCTATCCCTTCCACGTGAACTCTTCGTGCACGAGGTTGAGAACGTCGAGGCCACCACTGAGCTCAAAGAGGCCAAAACCTCAGTAGTCGGCGACGATGGCATCGCACGCACCCTCGGCGTTCGCCCTCTCTGCGATGTCGTGGACGGTCTCCGCTCCTGCGCGCAGCACCAGTCCTACCCTTGCACAACCTATACCTCCCCAGAGATCCTGGCCGCTCAAGCCTCGTCCCACATGGAACTAAAAGCGACCATAAGCTCCTTCACCGGCCCCTTCGGCCTTCGCTTTGCAGCTTCCCCAGACCGCCAAGAATACACCACAGTCAGCTATCAACCCTCCAACCATACCATCCTCGTCGAACGTCTTCACAGCAGTAACATCGTCGAGTTCAACAACGCTACCATAACCGGCTACTTCGACCCCTACACAGTCCACGGCAAGACTGAGGCGATAGTTATAGACATTTTCCTCGACGGCTCGATCGCCGAAATCTATGTCAACGAGCGATTTGCACTGTCAGCGAGAATCTACCCAAGCATGGAGTGCAGTACTGGTTATGGTGTTTATGTTGCCGATGGCGCAAATGTCACATTTGAGAGCATCGAGGCCTGGGTTGGAACGAAGAATGTTTGGCCTGAAAGACCGCTTGACAGTAGCTCGCAGCTGGTGTGGGACTCTGCTGAGCCGACCAACAACTACACGTGGTGGACGGGGAACTGA
- a CDS encoding Calcium/calmodulin-dependent protein kinase cmkB, translating to MAAQQPQVQPCRYKTGKTLGAGSYSVVKECVHIDTGRYYAAKVINKRLMAGREHMVRNEIAVLKRVSMGHQNILTLADYFETMNNLYLVTDLALGGELFDRICRKGSYYESDAADLIRATLSAVAYLHDHGIVHRDLKPENLLFRTPEDNADLLLADFGLARIMDEEQFHVLTTTCGTPGYMAPEIFKKSGHGKPVDVWAIGVITYFLLCGYTPFDRDSNLEEMQAILVADYSFTPIEYWRGVSMSARQFIKRCLTIDPTKRMTAHEALTHEWIAGPESGRGDEDLLPTVKQNFNARRTLHKAIDTVRAINQLRAGGMGMMDGSMSMNPEPLKAAAAKSISDEIKPADEDVDMRDAPHPEAVQPVDSMDPRGNAKGQTQAQIEEQQKRQQQAIAGLWQNKQQGQAA from the exons AAAGAGTGCGTTCACATCGATACTGGACGATACTATGCGGCGAAGGTCATCAACAAGCGCCTCATGGCGGGGCGCGAACACATGGTCCGGAATGAGATTGCAGTGCTCAAGAGAGTGTCAATGGGGCATCAAAACATCTTGACGTTGGCCGATTACTTCGAGACAATGAACAATC TCTACCTTGTCACAGATCTTGCCCTTGGCGGCGAGCTGTTCGATCGCATATGCCGAAAAGGTTCATACTACGAGTCTGACGCTGCCGACCTGATCAGAGCTACTCTCTCAGCAGTAGCATACCTTCACGACCATGGCATTGTACATCGCGACCTCAAACCAGAGAACCTCCTCTTCCGAACGCCCGAAGACAACGCAGATCTTCTTCTCGCCGACTTTGGTCTTGCCCGTATCATGGATGAAGAGCAGTTTCACGTTTTGACGACTACATGCGGTACGCCAGGATACATGGCACCCGAGATATTCAAGAAGAGTGGACATGGTAAGCCTGTAGATGTGTGGGCGATTGGTGTCATTACATATTTCTTGCTCTGTGGATACACTCCCTTCGACAGGGACAGCAATCTGGAAGAGATGCAAGCCATTCTTGTCGCGGACTACAGCTTTACACCTATCGAATACTGGCGCGGCGTGAGCATGTCTGCACGACAATTCATCAAGCGATGCCTCACGATTGACCCAACCAAGCGTATGACAGCACACGAAGCTCTTACGCACGAATGGATTGCCGGCCCAGAAAGTGGTCGTGGCGACGAAGATCTGCTGCCTACTGTCAAGCAGAACTTCAATGCTCGGCGAACTCTGCACAAAGCAATCGATACGGTTCGCGCGATCAACCAGCTTCGAGCTGGAGGTATGGGCATGATGGACGGCTCAATGTCCATGAACCCAGAGCCTCTTAAGGCGGCCGCGGCCAAGTCGATCTCAGACGAGATAAAGCCCGCAGACGAGGACGTTGATATGAGAGATGCTCCCCACCCCGAGGCTGTTCAACCTGTCGACTCGATGGACCCAAGAGGCAATGCCAAGGGACAGACACAAGCACAGATTGAGGAGCAGCAGAAGCGGCAGCAACAGGCCATTGCAGGTCTTTGGCAGAATAAACAGCAAGGACAAGCAGCATAA